From the genome of Gracilimonas sp., one region includes:
- a CDS encoding amidohydrolase family protein produces MNTITTTKWAKIPFFLFLGLFTVQSVHASIFEVRQDTTEADTTVIPKADNELPMKPGRIIEFNTTEGTWMSLDISPDGQHIVFDLMGDIYRIPASGGEAEQLTDGMAFDTHPRYSPDGKYVLFTSDASGEEDLYYVDVADTSEITQITKGGNTRYTNADWTPDGEYVIASKGGLTPKLWLIHKEGGSGTALIGEPNGLKIIDPAISPDGRYVYFSQRNGAWNYNAQLPQYQIARYDREDGSRQTVTSRYGSAFTPTLSPDGKWMVYGSRYEDKTGLVIRDLKTGDERWLAYPVQRDDQESIATMGVLPAMTFTPDNKNLITSYGGKIYSINIESGESKEIPFEVNADLEMGPEVFFKYPVDDSKEMIATQIRDAEPSPNGKQLAFTVLDKLYIQDLPDGEPKRITNSDLIEAQPTWSPDGSWIVYATYDMEDGGALYKVNPNARRIRAEKITNDPGIYSEPAWSKSQNRIVALKGDNRSYDHSTGPFAFGSTEDLVWVSADGGSSNFIAKSNGRSNPHFVKSNDRIYLNRGNGTLLSVRWDGTDEKEHVRITGITTAGFNSMGENYASPEMLHPEEAAKENNPPSNASMVTMAPEGDQAMALINNDIYVVTVPKVGGDTPRISVASAASAAFPSKKLTSIGGQFPHWSNDASKVHWSIGKGHFIYDLNAAEAYEDSVEAAKKAEAEKKKEEEQMKKDDDSDDGDDSGDADEEADEEEPEEEKEEKKEDEGYKPEELSIEVSITRDIPEGTILLQNARIITMNGDEVIENGDVLIENNRIVEVGTNLTAPSGAETRDLSGKTIVPGFVDTHAHLWASWGIHKQRFWGYAANLAYGVTTTRDPQTATTDVLTYSDMVETGMMEGPRVYSTGPGLGFWAYNIQSLEHAKDVMKQYSKYYNTKTIKMYLAGNRQQRQWILMAAKEQSIMPTTEGALDWKLNMTQLIDGYPGHEHSLPIYPIYKDVITTTAEAKMAVTPTLLVSYGGPWAENYFYSRENPFFDEKLRTFTPYEELASKSRRRPGWFHDDEHVFQKHAEFQKDLKEAGGLSGVGSHGQLQGLGFHWELWAMATGGMNNHDALQVATIDGATAIGLDGDIGSIEAGKLADLIILNANPLDDLRNTNSIEWVMKNGRLYDGDTLDQLYPMQVKAAPYEWEFPNPTQMMLPGKE; encoded by the coding sequence ATGAATACGATTACAACCACTAAATGGGCAAAGATCCCATTTTTCCTTTTTTTGGGGCTATTCACGGTTCAGAGTGTACATGCTTCTATTTTCGAGGTACGGCAAGACACTACTGAAGCGGATACAACAGTGATCCCCAAAGCTGATAACGAACTCCCGATGAAACCCGGGCGAATTATTGAATTCAATACTACCGAAGGCACATGGATGTCACTTGACATAAGCCCGGACGGTCAACATATAGTTTTTGATTTAATGGGGGATATATATCGTATTCCTGCATCAGGTGGTGAGGCTGAACAACTTACCGATGGAATGGCTTTTGATACACACCCCCGATACAGCCCCGATGGTAAGTATGTTCTTTTTACTTCGGATGCTTCCGGTGAAGAGGATTTATACTATGTTGATGTTGCTGATACGTCTGAAATCACGCAGATCACCAAAGGTGGAAATACGCGCTATACCAACGCTGACTGGACACCTGACGGTGAATATGTGATCGCGTCAAAAGGAGGGTTGACTCCAAAGCTATGGCTGATTCACAAAGAAGGTGGAAGCGGAACAGCGCTTATTGGTGAACCAAATGGTCTTAAAATCATCGATCCTGCAATTTCTCCTGATGGGCGTTATGTGTATTTCTCACAAAGAAATGGTGCATGGAACTACAATGCCCAGCTACCACAATATCAGATTGCACGGTATGATCGTGAGGATGGTTCGCGACAGACTGTGACTTCCCGCTATGGCTCGGCCTTCACTCCAACTTTATCCCCGGACGGAAAGTGGATGGTTTATGGTTCCAGGTATGAAGATAAAACCGGATTGGTAATTCGTGATCTGAAAACAGGTGATGAAAGATGGCTTGCTTACCCGGTTCAAAGAGATGATCAGGAGTCTATTGCTACAATGGGTGTATTACCTGCAATGACCTTTACACCAGATAATAAGAATCTTATAACTTCTTATGGCGGAAAGATATATAGCATTAATATTGAAAGCGGGGAATCGAAAGAGATTCCTTTTGAAGTAAATGCAGATCTCGAAATGGGTCCTGAAGTTTTCTTCAAATATCCTGTGGATGACAGTAAAGAAATGATTGCTACACAAATTCGTGATGCAGAGCCTTCTCCCAATGGAAAACAGCTGGCATTCACTGTACTCGACAAACTTTATATTCAGGATTTACCGGATGGAGAGCCTAAAAGAATAACCAATTCTGACCTTATCGAAGCGCAGCCTACATGGTCGCCCGATGGTAGCTGGATTGTTTATGCTACCTATGATATGGAAGACGGCGGGGCTTTATATAAAGTAAACCCGAATGCACGAAGAATCCGGGCTGAAAAGATTACCAACGATCCGGGAATATATAGTGAACCCGCTTGGTCAAAATCACAAAATCGAATTGTTGCTCTTAAAGGAGACAACCGAAGCTATGACCATTCCACTGGTCCTTTTGCATTTGGATCTACCGAAGACCTTGTTTGGGTTTCTGCAGACGGTGGTTCGAGCAACTTTATTGCTAAAAGCAATGGCCGATCTAATCCTCACTTTGTAAAATCAAATGATCGCATCTACCTGAACCGTGGAAATGGTACGCTCCTTTCTGTTCGCTGGGATGGAACCGATGAGAAAGAGCATGTTCGTATTACCGGAATCACTACAGCCGGTTTTAACTCTATGGGAGAGAACTATGCGTCTCCTGAGATGCTTCATCCGGAAGAGGCTGCTAAAGAAAATAACCCGCCTTCTAATGCCAGTATGGTAACAATGGCTCCCGAAGGAGATCAGGCTATGGCGCTTATCAACAATGATATTTATGTAGTTACAGTGCCTAAAGTAGGTGGTGATACTCCGAGAATATCGGTTGCGAGCGCAGCGAGTGCGGCTTTTCCTTCCAAAAAGCTTACCTCCATTGGCGGGCAGTTTCCTCATTGGTCGAACGATGCGAGTAAAGTACATTGGTCGATTGGTAAAGGTCATTTTATTTATGATCTGAATGCTGCTGAAGCTTACGAAGACAGCGTGGAAGCGGCTAAGAAAGCTGAAGCCGAGAAGAAGAAAGAGGAGGAGCAGATGAAGAAAGACGACGACTCCGACGATGGGGATGATTCTGGTGATGCTGATGAAGAAGCAGATGAGGAAGAACCTGAAGAAGAAAAGGAAGAGAAGAAGGAAGACGAAGGGTATAAGCCTGAAGAACTCAGCATTGAGGTATCCATTACCAGAGATATTCCTGAAGGAACTATTCTTCTCCAAAATGCCCGCATTATTACTATGAATGGCGATGAGGTGATTGAAAATGGCGATGTTCTGATTGAGAACAACCGAATCGTGGAAGTGGGAACTAATCTTACAGCGCCAAGCGGTGCAGAAACCCGCGACCTAAGCGGGAAAACGATTGTTCCGGGATTTGTTGATACTCATGCTCACCTTTGGGCTTCCTGGGGTATTCATAAACAACGTTTCTGGGGCTATGCCGCTAATCTGGCTTATGGAGTTACTACTACCCGTGATCCTCAAACTGCTACTACAGATGTTCTGACATACTCAGATATGGTAGAAACCGGAATGATGGAAGGTCCGCGCGTGTATTCTACAGGTCCAGGACTTGGATTCTGGGCATATAACATTCAAAGCCTTGAGCACGCCAAAGATGTTATGAAACAGTACAGCAAGTACTATAACACCAAAACCATCAAGATGTATTTGGCAGGAAACCGACAGCAGCGGCAATGGATTCTGATGGCAGCCAAAGAGCAGAGCATTATGCCAACCACCGAAGGTGCCCTCGACTGGAAACTGAATATGACGCAACTTATTGACGGGTATCCGGGACATGAGCATTCATTGCCTATCTATCCGATTTATAAAGATGTAATCACCACAACAGCTGAGGCGAAAATGGCGGTTACGCCCACTTTATTGGTTTCTTATGGTGGTCCGTGGGCCGAAAATTATTTCTATTCCCGCGAGAATCCGTTCTTTGACGAGAAGCTGCGCACCTTCACTCCGTACGAAGAGCTGGCTTCCAAGTCGCGCCGTCGTCCGGGCTGGTTCCATGACGATGAGCATGTATTCCAGAAGCATGCAGAGTTTCAGAAAGACCTGAAAGAAGCAGGCGGACTTTCCGGAGTGGGAAGCCATGGTCAGTTGCAGGGACTTGGTTTCCACTGGGAGCTGTGGGCGATGGCCACTGGAGGCATGAATAACCACGACGCCCTTCAGGTAGCCACCATTGACGGTGCCACCGCTATTGGCCTGGACGGTGATATAGGGTCTATAGAAGCCGGCAAACTGGCCGACCTGATCATTCTGAATGCAAACCCGCTGGATGACCTCAGAAACACCAATTCTATTGAATGGGTCATGAAAAACGGCCGCCTTTACGACGGCGATACGCTGGATCAGCTATACCCAATGCAGGTGAAAGCAGCTCCCTACGAGTGGGAATTCCCAAACCCAACGCAGATGATGCTCCCCGGAAAAGAATAA
- a CDS encoding carboxypeptidase-like regulatory domain-containing protein, with translation MSCESRFSGLMVFVLLLMAGLNVFAQKGTLSGFVHDAETRETLPYANIIVEGTSKGTYTASDGSYSIQLDTGTVSIRYRFISFRDTVIQFNIKAGKEIKQDVYLKPDLASMEVTVSANRVARKVQELARLRDQQNSNLNSYKAEVYKLAILSNVDKDFNYEEAEQDELEPIAFSERKSEIRYISEPERYSETLEANRASDNFFSEYDFFSTGGAPLNLNSDEVILSILSEDLTVVGPISDKAGRFYELYDEEADSSWPEGTIEIYFEPKTDNRPLFEGQVWYDEERSVILGIDVTLNDYAETNSGTFKISDLRYQQSYKKVEDFWLPEETELSAMLQFITSKDRIYYHDVWTWDNYELNARSIDPQQIELNTTNILQDAHKRKQTYWDTLSNRDQNDNTRLLDEAKEYEEDRALVKAGMSAMRTFFRLPYQLERFYLTNFSDIYHYNRVEGNYLGLGLRTPVHPDYEYRAIGGYGFGNQSWSYELSGYHFFGNSFVAPEGSYHKLTLPQYQDYEYNRTPLDFFEARQTMYALATGTSGNNFFEREGYEAGLRFRFGTESFLRFLYINETHRSLTSTRNFSIFGNDLSPEKYANNDPVYPAEPGDINGLYLHLHHDTRQYLRTQFLRDYNIREFGWLADAVLEKGMSEWKSDFDYNRYRLALKFYWPVFSSHFFQTDIIVGAANSGVPNQRLFTYNGYIPDDYVRYRPFSTLDYREPLGNRISQIKVRYKFGSSLTRSIPIKFIQKSGIQISTVLTAGVIDQTSSLEPLLPYSGSKTQAEIGIAASKIFGIFYAEVSKKLYGEFGNSIGFLLLF, from the coding sequence ATGAGTTGTGAGTCCCGTTTTTCTGGGTTGATGGTGTTCGTTTTACTGTTGATGGCGGGTTTAAATGTTTTTGCACAAAAGGGGACTTTATCCGGCTTTGTGCATGATGCAGAAACCCGGGAAACCCTTCCATATGCCAATATTATAGTAGAGGGAACAAGCAAAGGAACCTATACGGCGAGCGACGGTTCCTATTCCATTCAACTCGATACCGGCACAGTCAGCATTCGCTATCGGTTTATATCATTTCGCGATACCGTTATCCAGTTTAATATTAAAGCCGGCAAAGAGATTAAACAGGATGTGTATTTAAAACCTGACCTGGCATCTATGGAAGTAACGGTAAGCGCCAATCGCGTTGCACGAAAGGTTCAGGAACTTGCCCGCCTGCGTGATCAGCAGAACTCGAATCTGAACTCCTACAAAGCTGAAGTGTACAAGTTGGCTATTCTCAGCAATGTAGACAAAGACTTTAATTATGAAGAAGCTGAACAAGACGAATTAGAACCCATTGCTTTCTCTGAACGCAAATCAGAGATACGATATATATCGGAGCCGGAACGTTACTCCGAAACACTGGAAGCCAACAGGGCCAGCGATAATTTCTTCAGTGAATATGATTTCTTTTCTACCGGGGGAGCTCCGTTGAACCTGAATTCTGATGAGGTCATCCTGAGTATCCTTTCAGAAGATTTGACCGTAGTTGGCCCAATCTCAGATAAAGCCGGCCGGTTTTATGAACTTTATGATGAAGAAGCTGACAGCAGCTGGCCGGAAGGGACCATTGAGATATACTTTGAACCAAAAACCGATAACCGTCCACTTTTTGAAGGTCAGGTTTGGTACGACGAAGAGCGGTCGGTCATACTTGGCATAGATGTAACCCTTAACGACTATGCCGAAACTAATTCCGGCACCTTTAAAATTTCTGATCTGAGGTACCAGCAGAGTTATAAAAAAGTTGAAGATTTCTGGCTGCCGGAAGAAACAGAGCTTTCGGCTATGCTGCAGTTTATCACCTCCAAAGACCGTATTTACTATCATGATGTATGGACCTGGGATAATTATGAACTTAATGCCCGAAGTATAGATCCTCAGCAGATAGAATTAAATACGACCAATATTTTGCAGGACGCCCACAAACGGAAGCAAACTTATTGGGATACGCTTTCTAACCGGGATCAAAATGATAATACCCGGCTCTTGGATGAAGCCAAAGAGTATGAAGAAGACCGGGCCCTGGTAAAGGCAGGGATGTCAGCTATGCGAACCTTTTTCAGGCTGCCTTATCAACTTGAGCGATTCTATCTGACCAATTTTAGCGATATCTATCATTATAACAGGGTAGAAGGAAACTACCTTGGACTTGGACTCCGGACTCCGGTTCACCCCGACTACGAATACCGGGCTATAGGCGGGTACGGATTTGGCAACCAATCCTGGAGCTATGAATTAAGTGGATATCATTTCTTTGGGAATTCATTTGTAGCTCCGGAAGGAAGTTATCATAAACTTACATTGCCTCAATATCAGGATTATGAGTACAATCGAACTCCGCTGGATTTTTTCGAGGCTCGCCAGACGATGTATGCATTGGCTACAGGTACTTCGGGTAATAACTTTTTTGAGCGTGAAGGATATGAGGCTGGATTGCGCTTTCGATTTGGTACGGAATCTTTTTTACGCTTTTTGTATATAAATGAAACCCATCGTTCACTTACTTCTACAAGAAATTTCAGCATTTTTGGTAACGATCTTAGCCCTGAAAAATATGCAAACAACGATCCGGTTTATCCTGCTGAGCCAGGGGATATTAATGGCTTATATCTTCATCTGCACCATGATACCCGTCAGTACCTAAGAACACAATTTCTACGGGATTATAATATCCGCGAGTTTGGCTGGCTTGCCGATGCTGTTCTTGAAAAGGGAATGAGTGAGTGGAAAAGTGATTTTGACTACAATCGATACCGACTGGCTCTGAAATTTTATTGGCCTGTTTTTTCATCTCATTTCTTTCAAACAGATATTATTGTCGGAGCTGCAAACAGCGGAGTGCCCAATCAGCGATTGTTCACATATAACGGATATATTCCAGATGATTATGTCAGGTATCGGCCTTTTAGCACATTAGACTATCGTGAACCATTAGGAAATCGAATATCACAAATTAAAGTCCGCTACAAATTTGGAAGTTCACTCACCCGAAGCATACCTATCAAATTTATTCAGAAAAGCGGGATACAAATTTCCACTGTCTTAACGGCGGGAGTGATAGATCAGACTTCCAGCCTGGAGCCATTGCTTCCGTACTCAGGATCTAAAACACAAGCGGAGATAGGTATTGCTGCTTCCAAGATTTTTGGAATCTTCTATGCTGAAGTGAGCAAGAAGCTCTATGGCGAGTTTGGGAATTCTATTGGCTTTTTGTTACTGTTTTAA
- a CDS encoding LD-carboxypeptidase, with protein sequence MAFTRKDFLKTTALASLTGAALGISDSEIEAAPGSTQKIKPKALKAGDTLGLVAPASPIYESSVFDEMLTNLQGLGFKLKLGKYVRSQRGYLAGTDQQRADDLMNMFRDPEVDGIMCIRGGWGCNRILPFLDFDVFRNNPKAFCGFSDITSLHMAMFQKSDLITFHGPVGKSKWNKFTTDAFKQIIWKGETPSFEIPPTDTRNFVINPGTIEGKLLGGNLSVLVSMIGSEYLPSFENAVLYLEDIGESVYRIDRMLTQLKLAGILNQISGFVFGKCTDCDAGENSLTLQQVFDDHIKPLDIPAFYGAMISHEDENITLPVGLSARIDATKKTIHVLESAVV encoded by the coding sequence ATGGCATTTACCCGAAAAGACTTTCTCAAGACAACCGCACTCGCTTCTTTAACAGGAGCCGCATTAGGAATTTCAGATTCCGAAATAGAAGCTGCACCCGGTTCAACCCAAAAAATTAAACCCAAAGCCTTAAAAGCCGGCGATACCTTAGGACTGGTGGCTCCGGCTAGTCCTATTTATGAATCATCTGTTTTTGATGAAATGCTTACAAACCTGCAGGGTTTGGGCTTCAAACTGAAGCTGGGAAAATATGTACGCAGCCAAAGAGGATATCTTGCTGGTACCGACCAACAGCGGGCGGATGACTTAATGAATATGTTCCGGGATCCCGAAGTGGACGGAATTATGTGTATTCGGGGAGGGTGGGGGTGTAACCGTATTTTACCCTTTTTGGATTTTGATGTATTCCGAAACAACCCGAAAGCATTCTGTGGTTTCAGCGACATCACTTCGCTTCATATGGCCATGTTTCAGAAAAGTGATCTGATTACTTTTCACGGACCAGTAGGGAAGTCGAAGTGGAATAAGTTTACGACGGACGCTTTTAAACAAATAATCTGGAAAGGGGAAACTCCTAGCTTCGAAATTCCACCAACCGATACCCGAAATTTTGTTATAAATCCCGGTACCATTGAGGGAAAACTACTTGGAGGAAACCTTTCGGTATTGGTCTCCATGATTGGTTCTGAGTATTTGCCTTCCTTTGAAAACGCTGTTTTGTACCTGGAAGATATTGGAGAAAGCGTATACCGAATCGACCGGATGCTGACCCAGCTTAAACTGGCCGGTATTCTAAATCAGATCTCAGGGTTTGTTTTTGGGAAATGCACCGATTGCGATGCCGGAGAAAATAGCCTTACGTTACAACAGGTTTTTGATGATCACATCAAGCCACTGGATATTCCGGCTTTTTATGGGGCTATGATCAGTCATGAAGATGAAAATATCACCCTGCCGGTTGGTTTGAGTGCCAGAATAGATGCAACAAAGAAAACAATTCACGTATTAGAATCGGCTGTTGTTTGA
- the nadD gene encoding nicotinate (nicotinamide) nucleotide adenylyltransferase, giving the protein MSRRIGLFGGTFDPVHNGHLSIAHSFLESKLIDELWVLLTPYPPHKSQDQTDYDMRLLMLREAFSGIQNLSIKTIENELPKPSYSVQTIRYLKKKHPNQTYLYCMGEDSLAYFHTWKYYEEILEECELIVARRPGETHTEVEDKILKRTHFVDHTPLDISSSEIRKKIARGSSISDQVPEEVVKVIEKEQLYS; this is encoded by the coding sequence ATGTCGCGCCGTATTGGTTTATTTGGGGGTACGTTTGATCCGGTGCACAACGGACATCTGTCTATTGCACACTCCTTTCTGGAATCGAAATTAATAGATGAACTTTGGGTACTTTTAACTCCTTATCCGCCCCATAAAAGTCAGGATCAAACCGACTATGATATGCGTTTGTTGATGCTTAGAGAAGCTTTTTCTGGTATTCAGAACTTATCTATAAAAACTATTGAGAATGAGCTGCCAAAGCCTTCCTATAGTGTTCAGACCATTCGGTATTTAAAGAAAAAGCATCCGAATCAAACATATTTATATTGCATGGGTGAAGACAGTCTGGCTTATTTTCACACCTGGAAATATTATGAGGAGATTTTGGAAGAGTGTGAACTTATTGTAGCACGCAGACCCGGCGAAACCCATACTGAAGTTGAAGACAAAATTCTAAAGCGTACTCACTTCGTAGATCATACCCCTTTGGATATATCTTCTTCAGAGATCAGAAAAAAAATCGCCAGAGGAAGTTCGATTTCTGATCAGGTACCCGAAGAAGTCGTAAAAGTCATTGAAAAAGAGCAGTTATATAGCTAA
- a CDS encoding NADAR family protein produces the protein MDYKKNLRHYDKTESISFRSTKDKFGSLSNMAGGFPIRVGSYTVRTSEALYQALKFPNRVEIQEKIVSMKSPIFAKKISRKHQNDTRQDWNRIRFKVMKLCIELKLIQNYHKFSTVLISTKDKNIVEYSNKDKIWGASSKDDQFIGVNAQGRLLMEIREKVKKYSQQDYQIDLPKLQNLYFYDIDLIKFVDTNYKTAH, from the coding sequence GTGGATTATAAAAAGAATCTTAGACATTACGACAAAACAGAAAGTATTTCTTTTAGAAGTACTAAAGATAAGTTTGGATCACTATCAAATATGGCTGGTGGTTTTCCGATAAGAGTTGGCTCCTACACTGTCAGGACATCTGAAGCTTTATATCAAGCTCTAAAGTTTCCTAATAGAGTAGAGATACAGGAAAAAATTGTATCCATGAAAAGCCCAATATTTGCTAAAAAAATTTCAAGGAAACACCAAAATGATACAAGACAAGACTGGAATAGAATACGTTTTAAAGTGATGAAGCTCTGTATCGAACTTAAGCTAATACAAAACTATCATAAATTTTCAACTGTTTTAATTTCAACAAAAGACAAAAACATAGTTGAGTATTCCAATAAAGATAAAATATGGGGTGCTTCAAGTAAGGATGATCAATTTATAGGAGTAAATGCTCAAGGAAGATTATTGATGGAAATACGAGAAAAGGTTAAAAAATACAGTCAACAAGATTATCAAATTGATCTTCCTAAACTTCAGAACCTTTACTTTTATGATATAGATCTTATAAAATTCGTAGACACTAATTACAAAACAGCCCACTAA
- a CDS encoding AAA family ATPase has protein sequence MYISEISLTNFRNFQSETVLFNPGVNVIIGHNNSGKTNLLRALQFIFDRTGNNKPSIDDFSKNISDFSSPPSIQISVLICPHKDEPDDQNVIYDWLVENPPNYRAKLTYIFELPVKHHEEYLDLIEGGKKDDGQYDAQACFQIINKKFLSKYVSRIYGGNPAKKEKASNENLDRFDYQFLTAIRDAEREMFFGNNTILRDVLNYFLDYDITQGQEMEELSDEQLEEIKQREDDFKEKSKILLEELIGRIDKNEILKYSKDTGADKGGVPNFDADASEHDLLFALRLVVEKSGLKIPINNNGLGYNNLLYMALILAKMQMEVSSAFMGDNAKVFPILAIEEPEAHLHPNLQAKFLKFLETNLETNQQARQAFVTTHSTHITSAIELNSIICLYTDIEEEYRVGYPGKVFSENNEGKSSKIFVQRFLDATKSNMLFAEKVIFVEGISEKILIPCFAAYLEKEDKLTDNHTAIISVDSRSFKHFLKIFSFNDDLPYAINKKIVCITDADPTIKKGNNWVSAYPFTLESLADEETKAISFHIDDLKTDYSENYENINLFHPEEGKGKTLEYELAIINPKSELLITTSFPSQNSAHTPENFSELQSILDQETDNIIDKYKEMRGIDDINKDKILSGIDNCTWDENEKNKAFIAAIYNRIVKSAKGEHAFYLEKNLRENLDKDDGQLDFIIPDYIEGAINEIAD, from the coding sequence ATGTATATATCAGAGATATCATTAACAAACTTTCGGAATTTTCAAAGTGAAACGGTTCTATTTAATCCAGGGGTAAATGTAATTATAGGGCATAATAATTCTGGGAAAACTAATCTTCTAAGAGCATTACAGTTTATTTTCGATAGAACAGGCAATAACAAGCCAAGTATTGATGATTTTAGTAAGAATATCAGTGACTTTAGTTCGCCACCATCCATACAGATTTCGGTTTTAATTTGTCCGCATAAAGATGAGCCTGACGACCAAAATGTCATTTATGATTGGTTAGTTGAAAACCCTCCTAATTACAGAGCAAAACTCACTTATATTTTTGAGCTTCCGGTAAAACATCATGAAGAGTATCTTGACTTAATAGAAGGAGGCAAGAAGGACGATGGACAGTATGATGCTCAAGCCTGTTTCCAAATTATAAATAAGAAATTTCTCTCAAAATATGTTTCAAGAATTTATGGCGGTAACCCAGCTAAAAAAGAGAAAGCCTCAAATGAAAATTTAGATAGATTTGATTATCAATTTCTTACAGCTATCCGTGATGCAGAGAGGGAAATGTTCTTTGGAAATAATACAATTCTAAGAGATGTATTAAATTATTTTTTGGACTATGACATAACTCAAGGACAGGAAATGGAAGAATTATCCGATGAACAATTAGAAGAGATAAAACAAAGAGAAGATGATTTTAAAGAAAAGTCCAAAATACTCTTAGAAGAACTCATAGGTAGAATAGATAAAAATGAGATCCTAAAATATTCAAAAGATACAGGAGCAGATAAAGGAGGTGTACCTAATTTTGATGCTGATGCTTCTGAACATGATTTATTATTCGCTTTACGTCTTGTTGTTGAAAAAAGTGGACTAAAAATTCCGATTAACAATAACGGACTTGGTTATAACAATCTTCTGTATATGGCTCTCATACTTGCAAAGATGCAAATGGAAGTTTCATCAGCTTTCATGGGGGATAATGCAAAAGTATTTCCAATACTAGCTATTGAAGAGCCTGAGGCACACTTACATCCAAATTTACAGGCAAAATTTTTGAAGTTTTTAGAAACCAACCTTGAAACTAATCAACAGGCAAGACAAGCCTTTGTTACAACTCATTCTACGCATATTACTTCTGCTATAGAACTTAATTCAATCATTTGTTTGTATACAGATATTGAAGAGGAATACAGAGTTGGATACCCCGGGAAAGTCTTTTCAGAAAATAATGAGGGCAAAAGCTCCAAAATATTTGTTCAGAGGTTTTTAGATGCAACAAAATCCAATATGCTTTTTGCTGAAAAAGTTATTTTTGTTGAAGGAATTAGCGAAAAAATACTTATCCCTTGCTTTGCGGCATACTTGGAAAAAGAAGATAAGCTAACGGATAACCACACGGCAATCATTAGTGTTGATAGTAGATCATTTAAACACTTCCTGAAGATTTTTTCTTTCAATGATGACTTGCCATATGCGATCAATAAAAAGATCGTATGTATAACAGATGCTGACCCAACTATTAAGAAGGGTAATAATTGGGTATCAGCTTATCCGTTTACTTTGGAAAGTTTGGCTGATGAAGAAACAAAGGCTATATCATTTCATATTGATGATTTAAAGACCGATTACTCAGAAAATTATGAGAATATCAACCTGTTTCATCCAGAGGAAGGTAAAGGCAAAACCCTAGAATATGAGTTGGCTATTATCAATCCTAAATCTGAGTTGCTCATAACAACTTCTTTTCCTTCGCAAAATAGTGCGCATACCCCAGAAAATTTTAGTGAACTCCAAAGTATTCTAGACCAAGAAACAGACAACATTATTGATAAATACAAAGAGATGAGAGGGATTGATGATATTAATAAGGATAAAATTTTGTCAGGAATTGATAATTGTACATGGGATGAAAATGAGAAGAATAAAGCTTTCATAGCCGCCATTTATAATAGGATTGTCAAGAGTGCTAAGGGAGAACACGCTTTTTATCTTGAGAAGAATCTGAGAGAAAACCTCGATAAAGATGATGGACAACTAGATTTCATTATTCCTGATTATATAGAAGGTGCAATTAATGAGATAGCAGATTGA